In Sphingobium sp. B2D3C, a genomic segment contains:
- a CDS encoding ABC transporter permease → MTQSADLIESNDATGRTVAFTGSLALAQLGDLPNRTEAIEGDVARIDLTQVTQIDTIGAWIVHSLAKRTQAKITGASDDAMRLIDVVSRNDQPLETRNVPPHPIVRILEEVGVATRMTFNTMIGLLGFLGAVVITSFMLLRHPSRIRLIAVVQRIEVVGISALFIIGLMSFLVGIVIAQQGSVQLEQFGMEVLTVNLVGRLTFRELGVLMTAIMVAGRSGSAFAAQIGTMQLNEEVDAMRTIGVSPMEALVMPRIMAAVIMMPLLGFYASVMAVIGGAFLCAVSLDIPPVTFFQRLREVVPLTDLYIGLIKAPVFGLIIAIAGCFQGLQVRGNAEEVGLRTTAAVVQAIFIVIVLDAIFAVFFTWLGWK, encoded by the coding sequence ATGACGCAATCTGCCGACCTCATCGAGAGCAACGATGCAACAGGCCGGACGGTTGCCTTCACCGGCAGCCTTGCGCTCGCCCAGCTTGGCGATCTGCCCAATCGCACCGAGGCGATAGAGGGCGATGTCGCCCGGATCGACCTCACGCAGGTCACCCAGATCGACACAATCGGCGCGTGGATCGTCCACAGCCTCGCCAAACGCACGCAGGCGAAAATCACCGGCGCCAGTGACGACGCAATGCGGCTGATCGACGTCGTCTCGCGCAACGATCAACCGCTGGAAACGCGCAATGTGCCGCCCCATCCGATCGTGCGCATTCTTGAGGAAGTGGGTGTTGCAACCCGGATGACCTTCAACACGATGATCGGCCTGCTCGGCTTTCTGGGCGCCGTCGTCATCACATCGTTCATGCTGCTGCGGCATCCGTCTCGCATCCGTCTGATCGCGGTCGTCCAGCGTATCGAGGTCGTCGGAATCTCGGCGCTCTTCATCATCGGGCTGATGAGCTTCCTCGTCGGCATCGTGATCGCGCAGCAGGGGTCGGTGCAGCTCGAGCAGTTCGGCATGGAAGTGCTGACCGTCAATCTCGTTGGGCGCCTGACCTTCCGCGAACTGGGCGTGCTGATGACGGCCATCATGGTCGCCGGCCGCTCAGGATCGGCCTTTGCCGCGCAGATCGGCACAATGCAACTCAATGAAGAAGTGGACGCGATGCGCACCATCGGCGTCTCGCCCATGGAAGCGCTGGTGATGCCGCGCATCATGGCCGCGGTCATCATGATGCCGCTGCTCGGCTTCTATGCCTCGGTCATGGCGGTGATCGGCGGTGCCTTCCTGTGCGCGGTCTCGCTCGACATTCCGCCCGTCACCTTCTTCCAGCGGCTGCGCGAAGTCGTGCCGCTGACCGACCTTTATATCGGCCTCATCAAGGCCCCGGTCTTTGGCCTGATCATCGCGATTGCCGGCTGCTTCCAGGGCCTGCAGGTGCGCGGCAATGCCGAGGAAGTCGGCCTGCGCACCACCGCCGCTGTGGTGCAAGCGATCTTCATCGTCATCGTGCTCGATGCCATCTTCGCGGTGTTCTTCACCTGGCTGGGGTGGAAATGA
- a CDS encoding HAD family hydrolase: protein MQRIAIYDMDRTITVRGTYAAFLTHMALSLAPWRLIFMPLAGFVMLGYVLRLVDRGRAKELNQALLIGRRVNRERIRPAVEAYADKVIARNIRAGALAQIAQDRASGCRLVIASASFRLYVEPIAKRLGFDDVIATDHFSQGVDYIRARIAGENCYDVAKLRMIEAWMSREGIARAYAHVRAYSDHVTDAPLLGFADEGYAANPHRALASLAAEEGWPVLHW, encoded by the coding sequence GTGCAGAGGATCGCGATCTACGACATGGACCGCACGATCACGGTGCGCGGCACCTATGCGGCGTTTCTCACGCACATGGCTCTCTCGCTGGCGCCGTGGCGGCTGATTTTCATGCCTTTGGCGGGCTTCGTCATGCTCGGCTACGTGCTGCGGCTGGTCGATCGTGGCCGGGCGAAGGAACTCAATCAGGCGCTGCTGATCGGGCGACGGGTCAATCGCGAGAGGATCCGCCCGGCCGTGGAGGCCTATGCCGACAAGGTGATTGCGCGCAACATCCGCGCTGGCGCGCTGGCCCAGATCGCGCAGGATCGCGCCTCCGGCTGCCGGCTGGTGATCGCTTCGGCATCCTTCCGGCTTTATGTGGAACCGATTGCGAAGAGGCTGGGCTTTGATGATGTGATTGCTACCGATCATTTCAGCCAGGGTGTCGATTACATCCGGGCACGCATTGCAGGTGAGAACTGCTATGACGTCGCAAAGTTGCGGATGATCGAGGCGTGGATGTCCCGCGAAGGGATTGCCCGGGCCTATGCGCACGTCCGCGCCTATAGCGATCATGTCACTGATGCGCCGCTGTTGGGCTTTGCGGACGAGGGCTATGCGGCCAATCCCCATCGCGCCTTGGCGTCACTGGCGGCGGAAGAGGGCTGGCCGGTTCTTCACTGGTGA
- a CDS encoding sterol desaturase family protein, producing the protein MSFLSLVALFILTVALMEGFAYVMHRWVMHGPGWFLHASHHRPRNGNWELNDFYFVIFALPSILMLLGGVQWGWGNWATAVGAGIAAYGAIYLGFHDIIVHQRVKHRYVARSPYMKRIVQAHRLHHVVETREGNVSFGFLIAPAPEDLKRQLAGMDTGRIRDARGR; encoded by the coding sequence ATGTCGTTCCTCAGCCTCGTCGCTCTCTTCATCCTCACCGTCGCGCTGATGGAGGGCTTCGCCTATGTGATGCACCGCTGGGTGATGCACGGGCCCGGCTGGTTTCTGCATGCCAGCCACCATCGGCCGCGAAACGGCAATTGGGAGCTCAACGATTTCTATTTCGTGATCTTCGCCCTGCCCTCGATCCTGATGTTGCTCGGCGGCGTGCAATGGGGCTGGGGCAACTGGGCGACCGCCGTCGGCGCCGGGATCGCCGCTTATGGCGCCATCTACCTCGGCTTCCACGACATCATCGTTCACCAGCGGGTGAAGCATCGTTATGTCGCTCGCTCGCCCTACATGAAGCGCATCGTGCAGGCGCATCGCCTGCATCATGTGGTGGAGACGCGCGAGGGCAATGTGAGCTTCGGCTTCCTGATCGCGCCGGCGCCGGAAGACCTCAAGCGACAACTCGCTGGCATGGATACAGGCCGCATCCGCGATGCCCGGGGCCGGTAG
- a CDS encoding peptidylprolyl isomerase — MVETQVYQTVPVVLTTSAGTVTLAIETERAPVTAANFLAYVDGKRLDGTLFYRAFKWEDGTPGGFIQGGTQNDPKRILKPVPHEPTSKTGLSHIEGVISMAQGAPGTATGDFFIIVGDMRGFDATQDQPGFAAFGRVIDGMDVIRSIWNAPRSATKGEGVMKGQMLEPAIRIITARRAKAE, encoded by the coding sequence GTGGTCGAGACGCAGGTCTACCAGACCGTGCCCGTCGTCCTGACGACTAGCGCCGGCACCGTCACCCTCGCGATCGAGACGGAGCGGGCGCCGGTGACTGCGGCCAATTTCCTCGCCTATGTCGATGGGAAGCGGCTCGATGGCACGCTCTTCTATCGCGCCTTCAAATGGGAGGATGGCACGCCCGGTGGATTCATCCAGGGCGGGACGCAGAATGATCCAAAGCGCATCCTGAAGCCCGTGCCGCATGAGCCGACCAGCAAAACCGGGCTGAGCCATATCGAAGGCGTCATTTCCATGGCGCAAGGTGCGCCGGGGACGGCGACCGGTGATTTCTTCATCATCGTCGGCGACATGCGCGGCTTCGACGCGACGCAGGATCAGCCGGGTTTTGCCGCTTTCGGGCGGGTGATCGACGGCATGGATGTCATCCGCAGCATCTGGAACGCGCCGCGCAGCGCCACAAAGGGTGAAGGTGTGATGAAAGGGCAGATGCTTGAGCCTGCCATTCGCATCATCACGGCCCGGCGGGCCAAGGCCGAATGA
- a CDS encoding ABC transporter ATP-binding protein, whose amino-acid sequence MSASDDPVISIRGLVNRFGDQTVHDGLDLDVRRGEILGVVGGSGTGKSVLMRSIIGLQSPYDGSIEVFGEQMLDRDPADPELLAIRKRWGILFQNGALFSTLTVSENVQVPLREYYPDLPVQLREEIAAYKILMTGLPDNAGPKFPSELSGGMRKRAGLARALALDPALLFLDEPTAGLDPIGAAAFDEQTRALQETLGLTVFLITHDLDTLHAICDRVAVLADQKVIAVGTIDELLALDHPWIQEYFNGPRGRVAHGQSAKMRGA is encoded by the coding sequence ATGAGCGCTAGCGACGATCCGGTCATCTCCATCCGCGGACTGGTCAATCGCTTCGGCGACCAGACCGTGCATGACGGGCTGGACCTCGACGTGCGGCGCGGCGAGATTCTCGGCGTCGTGGGTGGATCAGGCACCGGCAAGTCGGTGCTGATGCGCTCGATCATCGGACTGCAAAGCCCTTATGACGGCTCCATCGAGGTGTTCGGCGAACAGATGCTGGACCGCGACCCTGCGGACCCGGAATTGCTGGCAATCCGCAAGCGCTGGGGCATCCTGTTCCAGAACGGCGCGCTGTTCTCCACGCTGACCGTCTCCGAGAATGTGCAGGTGCCGTTGCGGGAGTATTATCCCGATCTGCCGGTTCAGCTGCGCGAGGAAATCGCCGCCTACAAGATTCTGATGACCGGCCTTCCGGATAATGCGGGGCCGAAATTCCCCTCCGAGCTCTCCGGCGGAATGCGCAAGCGCGCCGGCCTTGCCCGCGCGCTTGCGCTGGATCCGGCCTTGCTGTTCCTCGATGAGCCGACCGCTGGGCTCGACCCAATAGGTGCTGCGGCTTTCGACGAGCAGACGCGGGCCTTGCAGGAGACGCTGGGCCTCACCGTGTTCCTGATCACGCATGATCTCGATACGCTCCACGCCATTTGCGACCGCGTTGCCGTGCTCGCCGATCAAAAGGTCATCGCGGTCGGGACGATCGACGAGTTGCTGGCGCTCGATCATCCCTGGATCCAGGAATATTTCAACGGGCCGCGCGGGCGCGTTGCCCATGGCCAGAGCGCCAAGATGAGAGGCGCGTGA
- the lgt gene encoding prolipoprotein diacylglyceryl transferase, with protein sequence MTLAVLAAAQPIYFQNLGLDPVALDLGFFAIKWYSLAYLAGILIGYWYLTVLLRQPGAPMARRHADDFIFNATLGIIVGGRLGYILFYQPSILQNPIDIFKLWEGGMSLHGGTIGVIAAIWWMARREKLSFLRVADYIACVVPFGLFFGRLANFVNGELWGKVTTVPWGIVFPGGGDMPRHPSQLYEALLEGPLMFAILAFFFWKTKARYEPGKLFGIAALCYGAARFFVEFYREADSQLMEFAERTGLHMGQWLTLPMLVLGLYLVVTAKGRRTRVEPIAGRDSVA encoded by the coding sequence TTGACGCTTGCTGTCCTGGCCGCTGCTCAGCCCATCTATTTCCAGAATCTCGGGCTCGATCCGGTCGCCCTCGATCTCGGCTTCTTCGCGATCAAATGGTATAGTCTGGCCTATCTCGCCGGCATTCTGATCGGCTACTGGTATCTGACCGTGCTACTCCGCCAGCCCGGCGCACCCATGGCCCGCCGCCATGCCGACGATTTCATCTTCAATGCCACGCTCGGCATCATCGTGGGCGGACGGCTCGGCTATATTCTCTTCTATCAGCCGTCGATCCTCCAGAACCCCATCGACATCTTCAAGCTGTGGGAAGGCGGCATGTCGCTGCATGGCGGCACCATAGGCGTCATCGCCGCGATCTGGTGGATGGCCCGGCGCGAGAAGCTCTCCTTCCTGCGGGTGGCGGACTATATCGCCTGTGTCGTGCCGTTCGGGCTGTTCTTCGGCCGACTGGCCAACTTCGTGAATGGCGAATTGTGGGGCAAGGTCACCACCGTGCCATGGGGCATCGTTTTCCCCGGCGGGGGCGACATGCCCCGGCATCCCAGCCAGCTTTATGAAGCGCTGCTGGAAGGGCCGCTGATGTTCGCGATCCTCGCCTTCTTCTTCTGGAAGACCAAGGCCCGCTACGAGCCCGGCAAGCTGTTTGGCATCGCTGCGCTCTGCTACGGCGCTGCCCGCTTCTTCGTCGAGTTCTACCGCGAGGCGGATTCCCAGTTGATGGAGTTCGCGGAACGCACCGGCCTACATATGGGCCAGTGGCTGACCCTGCCGATGCTGGTGCTGGGCCTTTATCTGGTGGTGACCGCGAAGGGCCGCCGGACCCGCGTCGAGCCGATTGCCGGGCGAGACAGTGTCGCCTGA
- the pgeF gene encoding peptidoglycan editing factor PgeF: MSIEVLRAGALGDVPHGFLGRTGGVSTGVHAGLNVGLGSDDERDAVLTNRDLARDAVLSQSKLVTLHQVHSARVVIADNAFPLDARPEADALVTARPGLLLGVLTADCVPILFADPTHGVVGAAHAGWKGALHGVAEATIDAMTSLGATRATIACAIGPCIGKASYEVSAGFERPFLERDPDDERFFAEGRPGHLQFDIAGYVGARLAQAGIGTVTLLDEDTYSQPARFFSYRRACHAGEPGYGRQISLIGLPA; this comes from the coding sequence ATGAGCATCGAAGTGCTGCGCGCCGGCGCGCTGGGCGATGTCCCCCATGGCTTTCTCGGGCGGACGGGCGGCGTCTCAACCGGCGTTCACGCCGGACTGAATGTCGGCTTGGGTTCGGATGACGAACGCGATGCCGTCCTGACAAATCGCGATCTGGCCCGTGACGCCGTGCTGTCGCAATCGAAGCTGGTAACGCTTCATCAGGTCCATTCCGCCCGCGTCGTCATTGCGGACAACGCCTTTCCGCTCGACGCCCGACCGGAAGCCGATGCGCTGGTGACAGCCCGCCCCGGGCTGCTGCTGGGGGTTCTCACTGCCGATTGCGTGCCGATCCTCTTTGCCGATCCCACCCATGGCGTCGTGGGGGCGGCCCATGCGGGATGGAAAGGCGCGCTCCACGGCGTGGCGGAGGCGACCATAGACGCCATGACGTCTCTGGGCGCAACGCGCGCCACCATCGCCTGCGCCATTGGCCCCTGCATTGGCAAGGCGAGCTATGAGGTGAGTGCCGGTTTCGAGCGCCCGTTCCTGGAACGCGATCCCGATGACGAGCGCTTTTTCGCCGAGGGCCGCCCGGGCCATCTGCAGTTCGACATTGCCGGTTATGTCGGCGCGCGACTGGCGCAGGCGGGCATCGGCACGGTCACCTTGCTGGATGAGGACACGTACAGCCAGCCCGCGCGCTTCTTCTCCTACCGTCGCGCCTGCCATGCCGGAGAACCTGGCTATGGGCGGCAGATTTCGCTGATCGGATTGCCGGCTTAA
- a CDS encoding MlaD family protein has product METRSNNVFVGAVVLLLMALTVGAAFWFSRIGESDRKEYDIFFKQSVSGIARGSAVTYAGVPSGQVQSIELWERDPQFVRVRIVVSRTTPVLQGTTATINGVGFTGVSEIQLEGAVRGAPPIVCPERNTQAVCPEGVPVIPTKPGALGELLNSAPMLLERLTTLTERLTELLDDRNQKHIAGILQNLDKLTGDIAARGPELADTITQAKLTLENASKAAESLAQAANNTNALVNEEGRPLIRDLRTTIRNAGATLETLDATLKEAQPGMRTFTRDTMPQIGLLVRDLRQVSRSLQAVTDTVEQQGAGALIGSPKLPDYKP; this is encoded by the coding sequence ATGGAAACACGATCCAACAATGTGTTCGTGGGCGCGGTCGTCCTGCTCCTGATGGCCTTGACGGTCGGGGCAGCCTTCTGGTTCTCACGCATCGGCGAATCCGATCGCAAGGAATACGACATCTTCTTCAAGCAGTCGGTGAGCGGCATCGCCCGCGGCTCTGCAGTGACTTATGCCGGCGTGCCCTCGGGGCAGGTCCAGTCGATCGAGCTTTGGGAGCGAGACCCCCAGTTCGTGCGCGTGCGCATCGTCGTCAGCCGGACGACGCCCGTCCTGCAAGGCACGACCGCGACGATCAATGGCGTGGGCTTTACCGGCGTCTCGGAAATTCAGCTTGAGGGGGCAGTGCGCGGCGCTCCGCCGATTGTCTGCCCGGAGCGCAATACGCAGGCGGTATGCCCGGAAGGCGTGCCTGTCATCCCGACCAAACCCGGTGCGCTTGGCGAACTGCTCAACAGCGCCCCGATGCTGCTGGAGCGGCTGACGACGCTCACCGAGCGACTGACCGAGCTGCTGGATGATCGCAACCAGAAGCATATTGCCGGCATCCTGCAGAATCTCGACAAGCTGACCGGCGACATCGCCGCGCGTGGGCCGGAACTGGCTGATACCATCACGCAAGCCAAGCTGACGCTCGAAAATGCCTCCAAGGCTGCCGAATCGCTCGCCCAGGCCGCGAACAACACCAATGCGCTGGTGAACGAAGAGGGTCGCCCCCTCATCCGCGATCTGCGCACGACGATCCGCAATGCCGGCGCGACGCTGGAAACGCTGGATGCGACCCTGAAGGAGGCACAGCCTGGCATGCGGACCTTCACCCGCGACACCATGCCGCAAATCGGCTTGCTGGTCCGCGATCTGCGTCAGGTCTCCCGTTCGCTTCAGGCTGTGACGGATACCGTTGAACAACAGGGTGCAGGCGCCTTGATCGGCTCGCCCAAATTGCCGGATTACAAGCCATGA
- a CDS encoding class I SAM-dependent methyltransferase encodes MSPDIWQGRDTLSLHDFMAAANAAYYAGRDPLGARGDFITAPEISQMFGELIGLWVADLALRAGVGPSFAYVELGPGRGTLAADALRAMGQARLSPPVHLVETSPTLRARQQAAVPGAIWHDSVARLPDDRPLIIIANEFFDALPIRQFQRTGAGWRERFVQREPAAFILGREDCGQHIPLPLSDAPLGSMVERNFAAEAIVADLAQRLCRQAGALLTIDYGYEGPASGDTLQAMSQHRFADPLDAPGARDLTAHVDFGMIAAVGRAQGLRPQPCIGQGALLTALGIDARAATLTRANPARAEDIRAARDRLVEPDQMGTLFKALALRHPDWPASAGFA; translated from the coding sequence GTGTCGCCTGACATCTGGCAGGGCCGCGACACTCTTTCGCTCCACGACTTTATGGCGGCAGCCAATGCCGCTTATTATGCCGGGCGCGATCCCTTGGGGGCGCGCGGGGACTTCATCACCGCGCCGGAGATCAGCCAGATGTTCGGCGAGCTGATCGGACTTTGGGTGGCCGATCTTGCCTTGCGCGCCGGCGTCGGCCCTTCCTTCGCCTATGTCGAGCTGGGACCGGGTCGCGGGACGCTCGCGGCCGACGCCCTGCGAGCAATGGGCCAGGCCAGGCTCTCGCCGCCGGTCCATCTCGTCGAGACCAGCCCCACGCTGCGCGCACGCCAGCAGGCCGCGGTGCCGGGGGCGATCTGGCATGACAGCGTGGCGAGACTGCCCGATGATCGCCCGCTCATTATCATCGCCAACGAGTTTTTCGATGCGCTGCCGATCCGCCAGTTCCAGCGCACCGGCGCGGGCTGGCGCGAGCGCTTCGTGCAGCGCGAGCCCGCCGCTTTCATCCTTGGTCGTGAGGATTGCGGCCAGCACATTCCTCTCCCGCTCAGCGACGCGCCGTTAGGGTCCATGGTCGAGCGCAATTTTGCGGCCGAAGCCATCGTCGCCGATCTCGCACAGCGGCTCTGCCGACAGGCCGGCGCGCTGCTGACCATCGATTATGGCTATGAGGGACCGGCATCGGGCGATACGCTGCAAGCGATGAGCCAGCACCGCTTTGCCGATCCGCTCGATGCGCCGGGCGCCCGCGACCTGACCGCCCATGTCGACTTCGGCATGATCGCCGCCGTCGGCCGGGCGCAGGGGCTGCGGCCGCAACCATGCATCGGGCAGGGCGCCCTGCTCACGGCGCTGGGCATCGATGCGCGCGCAGCCACGCTTACCCGCGCAAATCCTGCGCGTGCCGAGGATATCCGCGCCGCGCGCGACCGGCTGGTCGAGCCCGATCAGATGGGCACGCTGTTCAAGGCCCTCGCCTTGCGTCACCCGGACTGGCCGGCATCGGCGGGGTTCGCATGA